CGTATTCACACTATCAAAATCAACCCAGACAAGATCAAAGACGTGATCGGTAAGGGTGGCTCTGTGATTCGTGCGCTGACCGAAGAAACCGGTACGACTATCGAAATCGAAGATGACGGCACAGTGAAAATCGCTGCGACCGATGGCGACAAAGCGAAATTCGCAATTCGTCGTATCGAAGAGATCACTGCTGAAATCGAAGTTGGACGTATCTACAACGGTAAAGTAACTCGTATCGTTGATTTCGGTGCATTCGTTGCGATTGGCGGCGGTAAAGAAGGTCTGGTACACATTTCTCAAATCGCTGATAAGCGCGTAGAGAAAGTGACTGACTACCTGCAAATGGGTCAAGAAGTTCCAGTTAAAGTACTGGAAGTTGATCGCCAGGGCCGTGTACGTCTGAGCATCAAAGAAGCAACAGAGCAGTCAACAGCCGAAAGCGCAGCACCAGCTGCACCTGAAGCTGAGTAAGCGATACCGATTAAACTCTCCATGGCGACATGGAGAGTTATTTATTACGGGGCAGGGAGTCTCGTTTTAGAGCCGGTGGACAGGACGTCATCCATTAGTTGTCTTCGGGAGTGGGAAATGAAGCCTTTTTTGCGCTGGTGTTTCGTTGCGACAGCTCTCACGCTTGCAGGATGCAGCAACTCTGCCTGGCGTAAAAGCGAAGTCCTGGCGGTACCATTGCAGCCGACTTTGCAGCAAGAAGTCATTCTTGCACGCATGGAACAGATACTTGCCAGCCGGGCTTTAACCGATGATGAACGCGCGCAGCTTTTATATGAGCGCGGAGTGTTGTATGATAGCCTCGGCTTGCGGGCTCTGGCGCGAAATGATTTTTCACAAGCGTTGGCAATCCGCCCCGATATGCCTGAAGTATTCAATTACTTAGGCATATATTTAACGCAGGCAGGCAATTTTGATGCTGCCTATGAAGCGTTTGATTCTGTACTTGAGCTTGATCCAACTTACAACTACGCGCATTTAAATCGCGGTATCGCCCTCTACTACGGTGGTCGTTATCGTTTAGCGCAAGATGATCTGCTGGCGTTTTATCAAGACGATCCCAACGATCCTTTCCGTAGTCTGTGGCTCTATCTTGCCGAAAGCAATTTAGATGCAAAGCAGGCTAAAGTGGCGTTACAACAGCGCCTCGATAAATCGGATAAAGAGCAATGGGGATGGAACATTGTCGAGTTCTACCTGGGGAACATTAACGAAGCTACGTTAATGGAACGCCTCAAGGCGGACGCAACGGATAACACCTCGCTCGCTGAGCATCTCAGTGAAACCAACTTCTATTTAGGTAAGTACTACCTAAGTCTGGGGGAAAAGGACAGCGCCACGGCACTGTTCAAGTTAGCGGTCGCTAACAACGTACACAACTACGTTGAGCATCGTTATGCATTGTTGGAATTAGCGCTCTTGGGCCAGGAGCAAGATGACCTGGCAGAATCGGACCAGCAATAGCTGACGAACATCGATCAGCCCATAAACTTTTTTATTAAAGTCATCACCTTAACGGGTGAGGGCGTTTTTGTTCGTTAATCAACCAAATTTGAGCCGGTTCACACTTTTCAATGAAAATTGCAGGTCAATTTCACGATGAGTTACGTAGACTGGCCGCCATCAACGAGGCACATGTACTACATGACTGATATCATCGAAACTACTACCATCGAAACTACTTTTACCGATCTGGGGCTGAACGCCTCCATCCTTAAAGCCCTGAACGATCTGGGTTATGAAAAACCATCTCCAATCCAGGCAGAATGTATTCCACAACTGCTGGCTGGCCGCGATGTACTGGGTATGGCCCAGACGGGTAGCGGCAAAACTGCAGCGTTCTCTTTACCGTTGCTGCATAACCTTGATCCAGAGCTGAAAGCACCACAAATCCTGGTGCTGGCACCGACCCGCGAACTGGCGGTTCAGGTTGCTGAAGCCATGACGGATTTCTCTAAACATATGCACGGCGTAAACGTTGTGGCCCTTTACGGTGGGCAGCGTTATGACGTGCAACTGCGCGCCCTGCGTCAGGGACCACAAATTGTTGTTGGTACCCCAGGCCGCCTGCTTGACCACTTAAAACGCGGTACGCTGAACCTGTCTAACCTGAAAGGTCTGGTACTGGACGAAGCAGATGAAATGCTGCGTATGGGCTTCATCGAAGACGTTGAAACCATCATGGCTCAGATCCCAGAAGGTCATCAGACCGCTCTGTTCTCTGCAACTATGCCAGAAGCGATTCGTCGTATTACTCGTCGTTTCATGAAAGATCCACAGGAAGTTCGCATTCAATCTAGCGTAACGACTCGTCCGGACATCAGCCAGAGCTACTGGACTGTGCACGGTATGCGTAAGAACGAAGCGCTGGTTCGTTTCCTGGAATCTGAAGATTTTGATGCGGCGATCATTTTCGTACGTACCAAAAACGCAACTCTGGAAGTGGCTGAAGCGCTGGAACAAAGCGGCTATAACAGCGCAGCATTGAACGGTGACATGAACCAGGCACTGCGTGAGCAGACTCTGGAGCGTCTGAAAGATGGTCGTCTGGACATCCTGATTGCAACCGACGTTGCGGCCCGTGGCCTTGATGTTGAGCGTATCAGTCTGGTTGTGAACTACGACATCCCAATGGACTCCGAATCTTACGTTCACCGTATCGGTCGTACCGGTCGTGCGGGTCGTGCTGGCCGTGCGCTGCTGTTCGTTGAGAACCGTGAGCGTCGTCTGCTGCGTAACATCGAACGCACCATGAAGCTGACTATTCCTGAAGTAGAGCTGCCAAACCGTGAACTGCTGAGCGAGCGTCGTCTGGCTAAGTTCGCAGCTAAAGTTCAGCAGCAACTGGAAAGCAGCGATCTGGATCTGTACCGTGGCCTGCTGGCAAAAATTCAGCCTACCGCTGAAGAAGAGCTGGATATGGAAACGCTGGCAGCAGCATTGCTGAAAATGGCACAGGGCGAACGTCCTCTGATCCTGCCACCAGATGCGCCGATGCGTCCACGTCGTGAATTCCGTGAACGTGATGAGCGTTTCGAACGTTCAGATCGTGCTCCACGTGGCGACCGTGCACCACGCGGTGATCGTCCAGAGCGTTCAGATCGTCCACAGCGTGATGGCGATGCACCACGTCGCGAACGTCGTGATGTTGGCGATATGGAACTGTACCGCATTGAAGTTGGCCGTGATGATGGTGTTGAAGTTCGTCACATTGTTGGCGCTATCGCTAACGAAGGCGACATCAGCAGCCGTTACATCGGTAACATCAAGCTGTTTGGTACCCACTCCACCATCGAGCTGCCAAAAGGCATGCCAGGTGAAGTTCTGCAGCACTTTACCCGTACTCGTATTCTGAACAAACCAATGAATATGCAGCTGATGGGTGATGCACAACCACGTACTGACCGTGGTGGCGAACGTCGTGGCGGTGGTGCTGGTCGTGGTTTCGGTGGCGGTGAACGTCGTGAAGGCGGTCGCGGTCCACGTCGTGATGGTCCTGGTGCTGGTACTGGCGCACCACGTAGCTTCAGCGGCGAACGTCGTGAAGGCGGTCGTGGCCCACGTCGTGAAGATGGCTCAGCTCCGGCTCGTCGTCGTACCACTGAAGCATAATTGACAGAAGTTTATGCCTGCTGTTAATCAGCAGGCAGTGATAAAAATCCTGGTTAATGCAACCGGGATTTTTTTTATCCAAATTGTACTCATGTACTGGTACAATGTTGCGCAGTAAACCTGTCGCTTCGACAGCCGTTCATTGTTTCAGGGATTCGTATGGCAACCTTATCGACCACTCAGGCATCGCCCTCTATATTTGGCGGGGTTATGATTATTGGCGGCACAATTATTGGTGCAGGGATGTTTTCCCTGCCGGTGGTGATGTCCGGTGCGTGGTTTTTCTGGTCTTTAGCGGCATTGCTTGTGACCTGGTTTTGCATGCTGCACTCGGGTTTGATGATTCTGGAAGCCAACCTAAATTACCGCGTGGGCTCAAGCTTTGACACCGTGACCAAAGATCTGCTGGGTAAAGGCTGGAATCTGATTAACGGCCTTTCCATCGCCTTTGTCCTGTATATCCTGACCTACGCCTACATCTCGGCAAGCGGCTCAGTGATTCATCACACACTGGGCAAAATGTCTGTCGATTTCCCCGCACGATTTGCCGGTCTGATTTTTGCTCTCGTGGTGGCCTTTATCGTTTGGCTCAGCACGCGCGCAGTGAGTCGTATGACGACGATAGTGCTCGGTGCAAAAATCCTGACTTTTTTTATGACGTTCGGAGGGTTGATGTGGCATGTCGAACCCGCAACGTTGCTGGATAGCAAAGCGATAAATCCAAGCTATCTGCCGTACCTATTTATGACGCTACCATTTTGCCTCGCCTCGTTTGGTTATCATGGCAACGTGCCGAGTTTGATGAAGTATTACGGCAAAGATCCTCAGACCATCAAACGCTGCCTTATCTGGGGAACGCTGATGGCGCTGGGGCTGTACGTCATTTGGTTGATTGGCAGTATGGGGAATATTCCGCGCAGCGACTTTATCGCCATTGCGGATAAAGGCGGAAATATCGATGTGCTGGTCGGTGCATTGAGTGGCGTGTTAAACAGCCGCGCGTTGGATTTGCTGCTGATCGTTTTCTCCAACTTTGCCGTTGCCAGCTCATTCCTTGGCGTGACGCTAGGTTTATTCGATTATCTCGCTGACTTATTTAAGTTCGACGACTCACCGCTTGGGCGTCTGAAAACGGCATTAGTGACATTTATTCCGCCAATGTTGGGTGGCGTTATCTGGCCTGACGGTTTTATTTATGCGATAGGTTTCGCGGGTTTGGCCGCAACTATCTGGGCGGCAATCGTTCCAGCACTGCTGGCAAAAGCCTCACGTAAGAAGTTTGGCAGCCCGATTTATCGTGTGTGGGGTGGGAACAAAATGATTGTACTGATACTGATCTTCGGTGTGACGAATGCTGTGATTCATATCCTGTCGAGCTTCGATCTGTTACCGGTCTATCATTAAATTTTTCGCCCCTCAATCGAGGGGCGAAATCATCAACCCATTAAACTCTCATAAACATCCATTGCTAAATCAAACGAATGCAGTCGGGCTTCTGTATCAAAGATCTGGCCGTTAACCATAATTTCATCGGCCTTAGTTTCTCGCAGCAATGAAATCAGCCCGTGACGAACTTTCGCTTTGTCACCGACCAGCGACATGCTAAGTGCCTGCTGTACGCCATACTGTTCCGCCGGGCTCCAGAAGCTATCCATGTTTTCAATCGGCGGAGGCAACTGTCCCGTTTCCCCACGGCGCAATTTCACGAAGGCTTGCTGCATCGAGGTAAACAAAAACTCGGCGTCGCGGTTGCTGTCGGCCGCAATAATATTAATGCAAACCATCGCATACGGCTTTTCAAGGCGCGCAGAGGGTTTAAATTGGGCGCGGTAAAGTTGAAGCGCCTGGAACAACATATCTGGCGCAAAGTGAGACGCAAAGGCAAATGGAAGCCCAAGCTGTGCCGCCAACTGTGCGCTGTAAAGGCTTGAGCCTAACAACCAGACAGGGATTCTGGTGTTGTAACCAGGGACCGGACGAACGGCAGGATTCGGATCGGTGGCATCAAACCAGGACACCAGCTCGCTCACATCGCGGGGGAAATTATCAATATCCCCACTCATATGGCGTCGGAGCGCCATCATGGTGCGCTGATCGCTACCCGGCGCGCGGCCTAATCCCAAATCGATACGCCCGGGATAAAGAGTTTCCAGGGTGCCAAACTGTTCAGCAATGACCAAAGGTGAATGGTTTGGCAGCATCACGCCGCCAGAACCCAGACGTAAAGTTTCGGTATTTGCCGCCAGATAGCCAATCAGTACTGACGTAGCTGCGCTGGCAATCCCGGTCATGTTGTGGTGTTCAGCCAGCCAGTAGCGGTGATATCCACGCTTTTCAGCAAGACGAGCTAAATCCAGCGAGCGATGAAACGCGTCGCGAGGCTGAGAGCCTTGTGGGATAGGGGCTAAATCGAGTAAAGAGAACGGAACTTGGGCAGATTCAGACATAACGGCTCACTTTGTTAGACGAAGTGGGTAACTTCGTTTGCTGATAATTAGGCTCAGTATTGCCGAAAATTATCAACAATTAAGTAACAAAGTGAGCCTTTTATCAGCTCTGAGTAACTAACTCTAAACCAGCGACGCGACGCCAGTAGCCATTACAATCGCTCTGCGCGGCCAGTGACAAAGGTGCGCTGCCATTTTCATTTTTACGAAATGCTTCCAGAACGCGCAATGTT
The nucleotide sequence above comes from Buttiauxella selenatireducens. Encoded proteins:
- a CDS encoding DEAD/DEAH family ATP-dependent RNA helicase, which encodes MTDIIETTTIETTFTDLGLNASILKALNDLGYEKPSPIQAECIPQLLAGRDVLGMAQTGSGKTAAFSLPLLHNLDPELKAPQILVLAPTRELAVQVAEAMTDFSKHMHGVNVVALYGGQRYDVQLRALRQGPQIVVGTPGRLLDHLKRGTLNLSNLKGLVLDEADEMLRMGFIEDVETIMAQIPEGHQTALFSATMPEAIRRITRRFMKDPQEVRIQSSVTTRPDISQSYWTVHGMRKNEALVRFLESEDFDAAIIFVRTKNATLEVAEALEQSGYNSAALNGDMNQALREQTLERLKDGRLDILIATDVAARGLDVERISLVVNYDIPMDSESYVHRIGRTGRAGRAGRALLFVENRERRLLRNIERTMKLTIPEVELPNRELLSERRLAKFAAKVQQQLESSDLDLYRGLLAKIQPTAEEELDMETLAAALLKMAQGERPLILPPDAPMRPRREFRERDERFERSDRAPRGDRAPRGDRPERSDRPQRDGDAPRRERRDVGDMELYRIEVGRDDGVEVRHIVGAIANEGDISSRYIGNIKLFGTHSTIELPKGMPGEVLQHFTRTRILNKPMNMQLMGDAQPRTDRGGERRGGGAGRGFGGGERREGGRGPRRDGPGAGTGAPRSFSGERREGGRGPRREDGSAPARRRTTEA
- the yrbN gene encoding protein YrbN, which codes for MKIAGQFHDELRRLAAINEAHVLHD
- the nlpI gene encoding lipoprotein NlpI is translated as MKPFLRWCFVATALTLAGCSNSAWRKSEVLAVPLQPTLQQEVILARMEQILASRALTDDERAQLLYERGVLYDSLGLRALARNDFSQALAIRPDMPEVFNYLGIYLTQAGNFDAAYEAFDSVLELDPTYNYAHLNRGIALYYGGRYRLAQDDLLAFYQDDPNDPFRSLWLYLAESNLDAKQAKVALQQRLDKSDKEQWGWNIVEFYLGNINEATLMERLKADATDNTSLAEHLSETNFYLGKYYLSLGEKDSATALFKLAVANNVHNYVEHRYALLELALLGQEQDDLAESDQQ
- a CDS encoding luciferase-like monooxygenase, which gives rise to MSESAQVPFSLLDLAPIPQGSQPRDAFHRSLDLARLAEKRGYHRYWLAEHHNMTGIASAATSVLIGYLAANTETLRLGSGGVMLPNHSPLVIAEQFGTLETLYPGRIDLGLGRAPGSDQRTMMALRRHMSGDIDNFPRDVSELVSWFDATDPNPAVRPVPGYNTRIPVWLLGSSLYSAQLAAQLGLPFAFASHFAPDMLFQALQLYRAQFKPSARLEKPYAMVCINIIAADSNRDAEFLFTSMQQAFVKLRRGETGQLPPPIENMDSFWSPAEQYGVQQALSMSLVGDKAKVRHGLISLLRETKADEIMVNGQIFDTEARLHSFDLAMDVYESLMG
- the mtr gene encoding tryptophan permease is translated as MATLSTTQASPSIFGGVMIIGGTIIGAGMFSLPVVMSGAWFFWSLAALLVTWFCMLHSGLMILEANLNYRVGSSFDTVTKDLLGKGWNLINGLSIAFVLYILTYAYISASGSVIHHTLGKMSVDFPARFAGLIFALVVAFIVWLSTRAVSRMTTIVLGAKILTFFMTFGGLMWHVEPATLLDSKAINPSYLPYLFMTLPFCLASFGYHGNVPSLMKYYGKDPQTIKRCLIWGTLMALGLYVIWLIGSMGNIPRSDFIAIADKGGNIDVLVGALSGVLNSRALDLLLIVFSNFAVASSFLGVTLGLFDYLADLFKFDDSPLGRLKTALVTFIPPMLGGVIWPDGFIYAIGFAGLAATIWAAIVPALLAKASRKKFGSPIYRVWGGNKMIVLILIFGVTNAVIHILSSFDLLPVYH